The stretch of DNA aacctctaatctctaatcacccctcatcactgctcaatttaacctctaatctctaatcacccctcatcattccaaatcatctaactttcCGGATGGTCACCCATCCTTTCACtaccccagcctgagcacgcgcaactttcgggttctattctccctcgtttttaagtctgcacttgttgttttcctgacaataataagatgtcaatcctattaactctcaggagtttagcttgagcatgaagtcacacatttcattgtttgagtttgaaactatcgttctaaaaaataataattatttagtaacactaatatttcttgaataagttgtttgaccattgtttgaccacagtttgaccatagtttgaccagatttgaccaaaattcaaaaaaaactgaaataattatttagtaacactaatattcttgaataattatttagtaacactaatacttcttgaataagtagcttgaccagatttaacgaaaattcaaaaaaaaactgaaatttaagcataacttttttccttttagaatttgagaattctaaaaatttgcaaacagacCATAGGCTGTCAAAATcagatgcggattttcgtgctgaacatcTTAATATATTATACttttttctgacatcgtatgcaaaagttatagctgttttacattttccctacactttttgcaaaacatgtccaaatttaagtttttaaattttcctatgtagtaacataactacatctcgaaggattttaacttttgaagttttaccattttcttttgttttttacaaaactgaaaaggcgatacACGGGGGGGTGAATTTGAAAATTgcaccattagtaccggttcgtggcaccaaccggtactacctttagtaccgattggtgccacgaaccggtactaatgcctcaatcccatttgtcccggttggtggctcgaaccgggactaaaggtctaacctttagtaccagttcgtgccacgaatcggtactaatgggcatcgcaccctttagtctcggttcgtggcaccaaccgagactaaaggtcccatttgaaccgggactaatgcttGTACGGTGCCCTAGCcgctcgaaccgggactaatgctcacattagtcccggttcgtaatgcaaccgggattaatgctcttttctggccgaaccaaagccctgttttctactagtgtggtGTAGTCGCCGTCGTCCTTGTTGCACCCCTGACCCGTGTCGCCGATGCGTGGGGGTTGGACGGCCCGGGTgcgtcgtcgtcgttgtcgtcgagGATGACGATGGCGCCCTCGTCGCGGCCGCAGCCGGGCAGCGATCTCCTTGAGGGCGCGGTGCTGGCGCTCCATCTCCTGCCAGACGTAGTCGTCACGCGCCCATTTCAGGCCAATATGATATTTACAATTCCATGGCGAGCATGCAGTGTGTAGAACTGGATAAATCATTAATTCTAAAAAAGTGAAACAATGATACAGAAAAAGTCGACACTCAAGTAACTACTGCATGAAAATATCATACTGCAAATTTTACATTGCCCATGAATTCTCAGTTATTACCTTTTATACAATGGTGTCCCTGATCAAAGATCTCCTACCAAGGACATAAGTGATACCAAACCTGAAAAAATATCACTTAAATAACACCTCCAGTAATACAAATTCCATTATTAATGCAGACCATAGAATCCTGGATAAGTGGATTGCATACCATACAGTATGCAGTACACATGACATCACATATTAGTTATATGTACTGATAGGAAGAGATATTCAATAGGATGCTCCAGGTAAAAGTTTCTTTTCAACAGATTATTAGAGAGGCGATAAAAGCTCTAGATCAAGACAACCTAAAAAATACTCCATTATAATTCTCGAAAAATTATAAGTCTAAATAGAACAAATACAGAACCATCCAAGCTATTGATGTATTAACTATCAGCGGCACCTGGTCAGGTATTTTAAGAGAAGAGCCCAAGAGAATGAAATGAAAGCAGGCCCCAGGCTCTAAAAAAACACCTTCAACAAACTTAAACTTCCATCCTATTAGTTAATCTAGACAACCAGAGAACCTTGTGTATGGATTGTCCTAGGCAATACAGATTGACTCTCTCAAACCAAAGAAATAGCTTCGTCAGATTTCGCCAAAAGTGACAAATCAGTACGACCTGGGACAATACGAGAGCATATCCAGAGCTCATACGAGCACTCAAGCAAGGTGATTTGGAATTGGAGACCTACATGGGCCATTGCAGCAGTGCTTTTTTGCTTGCTGTGACAGGTCATCTCCTAACACTGTTCAGACTTTCATTGGGTGGGACTCTAGAAGGATGGCACCTGATATGATCAATCGATAGCGGCGGTAACAGTGAGGCATTAAAAGCATGCAAGCCAACAGAGAGCAGGCAAGGCGGTGGATCAGGTGACACAGCAAGCCTGTGTTGCACCGCAGGCACTGTGGCGGTGAACCTGAGCATTTGGACTTTGATAAAGTACCTGCTGAACAAGGCTGCATACCTGCACTATGCAACATAACACAATCAACACTACAATCGTTCAAGTATGCATCATGTTTCATGCAGATCAATCAGTATACCTTTTCCTCAGCACAACCATAAAGTTCTCCTGGCAGAATAACTACATGATGTACATACCACCTTGCAAAGCTAAGTAAAAAATTTGATAAAATGTAACTGAAATTTTAAAAATTCACTAAATACTGGTCTGCATTTTTAGATACTAAAAAAATTCAATAGACAACTGCAGAACCGAGAGATCAATGGCAGGAACCCTGAAACTAAATCCTAGGCCAAATCGATGGCTAATTCAAGCACATTTTTCTTTCATTCCTCTAATCTAATCATGCTACTCAGCTACTGTAAAGGAGGTCCAAATATTGTTAAGTAGAGCCGAGGAATAAAGCATTGGAAACAAAACAGAAGTGATCAATCTTCTTGTTCTGTGCCTGTAAAACACTAATCAGACTGGGTATCCAAAATAAATCAAGTCAATGTAAAAGAGATAAATACAAATAATTTGTTTTTTCATTCCAGTAAAAATTTCCCCCAGCACGTTATGTATGCGGATGCACAATAATAATAGAGTGTGCTGACATTATAAACTTATTATTATTGCAGGCCAAACTGAACCTTAAACACAAGTAGGCCTAGAAAGATaacatatactccctctgttccaaaatagatgactcaactttgtactaactttagtacaaaattagtacaaagttgggtcatctattttggaacggagggagtattaagcATTGGCAATTTGCCACACATGGAATCTGTTTCAAATTAAGATATGCCACTAACTCCATTGTAAAAGAATTAAACGAGAAGTCTTCATGAGAACAATGGAGGAAGGGCTCACCACAAGTTTAGGTTCGTTGATCTGGACGTGGCATCGAGAAGAACAACGGGATAGAGGGGCTGGGTGGAGCTAGCCATCGTGTGATCCTCATCTAAGAGGCACATGTATGCTTCTCGCTCATGTCGGTCCTGTGCAGCCGCAGCCCCAGCTCAGATGAATCAATGTTACAAATGACATGAATGTTCAGTAAATTCTCATCTCCAAATCTAGTGCGTTTAATGAATCAGATCTCAAACGTATCCTCGAAAAAAGACATCAAGGCGATCTGCACTGATCTTAAGAACATTCTTCAGCAGCAGATCAGTGGAAGTGCAAGACAATAGCAGATTGTCAAATTCTATCATTGTCCCTTGAACTCCTAAGCTTGAGAACACACAAATGCTTCTATTTATTTAACGCACCTCTGCTTCAAACTTCTGAATTGTTGCTACTTCTGAATTCTCTGATTGTAGTGTGACAACTTCTGACATTTCTGATTGTATGCAAATTGGCATAAATCTGTTGTCTATTCACCAAGCTTTTGATGATGAATCAGATTGATGCAACATTACTACTGTAAGATCTAGATTGAGACGAGGGGAAAAAATCTTGCAATATGATCACAATATGTATCAGATTGAAGCGGCAAGCTTAGCATTTCTTCAGATATTTCCAAGGGAACAGCAGGGTTGAACAGTGTTGTTACTTCGGGTCTGAATAACAGTACCGAGAGCACGTTTTCTTACAAGATGACAGCCGGAACATGATCTAACTACAGGTCAACATCGATCCATCACACGCCAGAAGAGATTTGACAAAGAGCCTAAGAGGAGGTGAACTTGGTGACGGCCTTGGTGCCCTCGGAGACGGCGTGCTTGGCGAGCTCGCCGGGGAGGACGAGGCGGACGGAGGTCTGGATCTCCCTAGAGGTGATGGTGGGCTTCTTGTTGTAGCGGGCGAGCTTGGCCGACTCCCCGGCGAGCTTCTCGAAGATGTCGTTGATGAAGGAGTTCATGATGGACATGGCCTTGGAGGAGATGCCGATGTCGGGGtgcacctgcttcagcaccttgAAGATGTAGATCTTGTACGTCTCCACgctcttcttggccttcttcttgcccttcttctcgcCGCCGTCCTTGCCGGCGGAGGTCTTCCCCGCCGGCAGCCGCTTCtcggccttgggcttcttcgccGCGGGGGCCTTCTCCGCCGCCGGCTCCTCCTCCGCGGGCTTCTTCGCCGCCGGCTTCTTCTCCGCCTTGGGCGCCATGgacgctgctgccgccgccgcttcgGAGGTGAGGTGGGGGTTTCGGTGGACGGTGGGAGAACTGGTGGGGAATTGGGGGATGGGTTGTGGCGAGACGGGGAGGGGATGGAGAGCTTTATAGGAGGGAGGAGGTGGGCGCTGATTGGTGGAGGGGTCGTGCCGCGGATCGGTGACATGGAGTGATGCCAGCCGTTCGCCGCTGTCTGCGATGGACGAGCCAGATGCACTTCGGCGCGGATCGCTGACGTGGCGAGCAGGTGAcgggttttttttttttgaggataGCAGGTGACGGGTTTCGTTCGGCTCACGCGCGCGCATGTACAAATTGGAGGATCCCTCAAAAAAAATGTAGCAATGTGAAAAGTTTGTAATTTTACGGAGCTGCATTCTAGGTCCCAGCTGCCAGTGACACGGAACCTGGCTACCAAAGCCAACAGGTTCAGAAACATAAGGAAAAACCTGTACTTAACTTGATGGTAGCTGCATCCTTATGGAGCATTTGGAAATTAAGGAATGGTTTCTACTTTCAGGGCCGTACCTGGAGAAATGTCAGATGTGTGCTAGCAAAATTAAGCTCCCACTTGCATCAATAACCCTGTTTGGATCCCTAAGTTGGAGTTAGTTCTAgttagttggggctcaaataacCAAAAAGTATTCAAACATGATgggttagtttgggttagttggatctaacccacccaaaaaactaGCCCACACTAGAGGAGCTTATTTGGGTTAGTTCTCCTGGGCCCACTAGAAAGAATAGTAAAAAATATTACCCCTCCCATCCAAATAGGGTCCAAGTAGTCAAATGATTGAGAAATAttatttattgtcaatctaaccctaccatccaaacaactctttggttAGAGTTACTTCAGGGTTAGTTCAGGGTTAaaatctaactctaacctctaactgagttagagtatccaaacagggccaatgGAAGGTTATCTGCAACGACACTCAGGCGACCTTGCTGCGTCAGTACATCCGTCTCCTGGACAAGCGACGGGAGGAACTCCTGCGGATTGCCTGGAGGTGACTTCTGGGAGCAAGATGTGAATCTGTAGTGGTCGAACTTCAGACTATCTCTTTTCAGGTCGATGGACCTTGTAATAAGTAGTTGAACTTCTAGTAGCGTTTGGTGTTCGGTGGTCGTTTTCTGCCGTGGCTGAGTTGGGTTGTGGGGTACCTTGTCCCCCGGATGTACCATGTGCTGTTTAAGACTCTGCTTTGTAGCTTCTGTTTTGCTTCATTAATAAAAATGGGGCGGGGGAAACCCCTTTCATTCAAAAAAAATGAACTTAGAACAATATTGTGTGTGCCCGGTGGCCTGTATGTGAGGTGTAGGCCCATGTTGTTCGCGCATGTGGTAGTGGATCACATGAATTTTACATAAACTTTGACAATTCACGATATTTGCAGGAAATCATTGATGTGATCTATTTGGTCTCAGCGTTAGTGATAGGTTCCTATCCACTCACAATATTTATGAACTTGTTGAGTACTTCCTGTAGACCTGTACCCATCTTTTGGTATTCTACTCTCTATAATCTGAATATTTGGAGGAGATGTCAGATGGCCCCAAAGCAGCCAGAGAGTACTTCTACTCCATCTATGTCAGATGTCAAGCGTAGTTGAAGGCGGTGACTACTTCATAGCTTATGGAGCAGACCAGAAAGAAGAAGGGGCATGCCAGCAGGTGTAGATTAGACGTAGTAAACAACTTGGTCACGTCGGTCGTGATTAAGCCTAGGATATCAATCGTACTATCATGGTGGTGCCATGTTTTCAGGTGCCAATGGTTTGAAACTTTTGAAAATTGGTTTGTAATGTTACAAGTTCGTATTGGACACGCTATGTTTCTGTTGTACAACTCGAAGGGATATAAGGTTCATGAGACGGCGTTTCATGGGCTATATGTCAAAGACAGGCACGCTACACCATATAGTGGTGTGTCGCCATGCTTCTCCACCTACCTCCAGCCACTTATATAGTCTCTACTCCATCTATTTTCTAGGGCTAGCATAGCACATGAACAGATTtcgatagagctttgctcatcttTATCTTTTCTTGGAGGATCAAGGCCTCCTTTAGAAGAAAAATCCCTTGTGGATTACCAAGAACTCCATGTCCTTTGGATTGGAGAAGACTATCTCTCAAGACCCCGTCACTCTTAGAGATTTGGGAAGAACCCTACATTAGTTAGCAATTACCCATGTTTGTGTTGGATCTTGGTGTGTATCTTCCTTGGCGGTGATTTGAGTAAACTTGTGTGGTGAACCTTATCATTTGTGTTTCTTCTTGAGATTGATGTGATCTTTGCGATTTTTCTCCATTTCCACCTCCAAATTATAAAGGTTTGGCAACAATAGGAGTTGGTCCTATATCACCAGCACAAGGACAAACACCACCAACCATGAAGGAGACTTTCATCGAAGTACACTACATCAAAGGAATGACACTCTATGACAAAGAGGAAAAGGGTAATACGTATTGTAATCTAATACCATGGTCCGATTCATATCACAATACGTCCCCCATGCACTGACACTGAGTATTTCATAACCAGGGCTATATAAAGGGTACCGGAGCATCGTAGAAGGGGATCCGTCTTTTTTTGCCTAATTTAGCCTACACAGCCTATAAGATTCACAACGCCTGTCGTCGAAACAACACCACAACTCAAGTTTCTCTAACTCGATGAGTAGGCCATGATACTCTGTTTGTGGCTCGTCTTCTACTAGATGCTATCCCGCGTGTTGCGACAGGAATATGTCGCAATATATGTCAATAAGTTTTGGGTGTATGAAACATTTGGATTAATAATATATGAAAAACAAAAATACATATTATATATTGTATTGGATTATCGTATAGTTAAAAAATATCTATTGACCATAGGTACTATAATATAATGGATTTTTTTTCATTCATGTTGGGTGTGCCTTTGATAATGTGACATGTGCCTGTTGAAACAAATAGTACTCCCTTCCCAAATATAagtttctagagatttcaacaaatgactacatatagagcaaaatgagtgaatctacactctaaaatatgtcacATGCATCtgtatgttgtagtccatttgaaatgtctacaaagacttatatttaagaacggagggagtagtggGGATCTACTAATAATGAAAAATAATTCTCATGCATCTTATGGTGAACCTTTGAAGATGTGGCATGTGTGCATGTTAACATAGTAGAAGTAGTGGGGATGAACTATTTAGGTATATAGGATTCATGATTTTCATGGCATCATTTCCCAGACTACAAATTTCACATACACTACCTCTAATGCTGCTATTAGGACTCAAGACCAAAATTACTCAACAGGACTCCATGGTACGATTTGTTTCCTTGTTGGTTCTACTCAGCATATACATCTACATGTTCTTGCTACATATGTTGGCTTGCCTTTATGGTTCTCGGTTTAATTCATACAAACGATCAGGCAGGCAGAGAGGATAGGTACAGTACGTGTGAAACAGCAAATACTGAACTGGCAACTATTCACAACATGATTTTGTTGGCCACATATCAAAATAAGAAGGACAAAAATGAAAAACAAAATCCAGTTTCAACTACATATTTTCTACACAAGTACATGGTATGTGTTGAACAATGTGATCATCCCAATGACACAGTATAACCACATAGTACTTTCTATCATACCACATATTTCCCGTTGCAGCTAACTCAACCTTCTTCAATCATCACAGTGAAACACAGTGCATCAACATACTAATACCTGTTAGAGCACAAAGATTTTTTAAAAAAACAAGAAGGCTACCACTGCCCGGCATTTACCCCTTAACAGTTAACTCAACATTCCATCAGTTCCATCTCCATTTAGGTTGACATGAAGTCAGAATGTAAGATGGTGCCGCTGAGGTGAAGATCAGAACATGCCATCACCAGCCATCAAAGCTGTCTTCAGAGTTACCAAGAAAGTTTAATGTGCAAGTGATGTATCAACAGCTATTGAAAGATGAAAAAGATGCTGTTACTCCTTGGGCAACTGATCATGAGGCTGTGAGACGAAAAATTTAGCGTTCTCTGCAACCTCTGCTTCAAGCACAGCCTCCAGGAGTATATCTGAACCTTTTGGCTCACCTGTCAAGATATAATAACACGGAACATATATTGGTCTGCAGTGATAGGAGAGTTGTTGCAGCATATCACTTAAGAGCATGTATAGTGGTTAATAAGGCAATTCTCTCTTATGTATTCCATGTCATCTAGAGAAGACAAAAACAAAACATGTTATACAATGCATTATATGTTGGTGTTAGCTCTAACAATTGTACTCTTATGATCCTAAAATCATGGGGTGGTTGAAATTAAATTAGAAAACGTGCAAACAGGAAAGGCATATCTAGTACAATGGGGAAAATGTATTATCTTTATTTATTATTAAGAGATCATCTCTTTCTTAGCTAAGAGAAGGCAATATTTTTTCTTCGTTTCTCTCTTCCACCTCATCAATTATCCTATGTGGCATTATTACAATAAGACTGTTGAACACAGGAAATGCTCATGATCTCCTAGGTGCTCCCCTCAACCATATCTCAACTACCAAAAAAAAAACATCGGGATCTGTGCCCCATCCTGTATTCCTGTGTGTATATCATCTCTTACATAACATGTATTCATTTATTGTTATCCTATCCTATATACTTAAGAAGTTGATCCCCACTAGTTCTATTTATCTCAACATGCACACATGCCACCTCATCAACCCCATTACTTtcatttctctcaacatgcatgGGAAATGCTACTTATACTGCTTCTCTCAACATGCACACATCCCAATTCATCAACCCCCTACTTTATTTATCTCAACATGCATAAGAAACACTATTCATATTCTACAAATATTTTACAACTATATAATAATAAAATATAAATATAATAAATCATTTTATTTGCAGTCTTGATTCCCATATTCAGATTCCAGACAACCAAACCTCATCAAAATAATACATTGCAACCAATTCCCGCAGCAACGCtcggggtatcatctagttttGATAGAGACTTGTTGACTCTGGAATGGACATGGATTTTAGACTTGTGTTATCTGTCTAGAAATAGGATTTGAATATCCACCATGATTATCCACTAGTACTTCCGCTTGTCATGTACAGGACATAATATGAAGGGCACTTAATGAACATGGCAAGATCAGACTACAACTATGGTGGCATTAGAGTACCGCTAGCCAAGGTAATTGGAACAATGAAATTTAAGACTGAGTGAACCCTTGATGCTTATCTTAGATCCAAAATGGTACAGCTGGAGCATCATTTAAAAATGTCAGGAATTTTATCTCAGGTACCCTTGCCAAGAGAATTCATGGGTTGTATGAACCTATACTTCACCGTCGTGCAAAGTGAATATAGTTGCTGGTGATTTTGGAAGCAATCCAAACAAACATATGCTGCAGCAAATTTAAAAACATCACCAACAGATGTTACATCGTGGGAAAGAAGACAACGGCGGAGCTATGTTGGGGCCGAGGGGGGCCGTGGCCCCCCCAGCTTTGGAGAAAACCCTGAAGATTTTTTTTTGAAGGGCCAGGATGAGGTGAAAATTAGCCTTTTGCCCCCCCAGCTCTTTGTCATTTACGTTTCACCCCCCCAATGGTTTTGGTCTAGCTCCGCCACTGAAAGAAGATATGGAAGTCTTCCTCTGTATAACTACAGGACTTAGTTTTGTGGTTAGGTTTTTCTCTATGACTATCACTCACAATTTCTTGATTCTTGAGTTATATACCACTAACAAAATGTACAGGTTCACTGAATAAGTCAATGACCATATAGTAAAGTGGTAGCACTAGCAGAAAAATACATGTTAGGAGTTAAGATCGTTGTTTATGTACCTGTGTGTTTCGGAAGCAATCCAGCACTTTCAGCTGATATTGGGAGTACATTTAGCAGTCCATTGCTCTCTTTGAATTGTTCTCCATTACTCACACTCATGGAAGAACTCATCTTAATTCCTGGGGATACACTTAGCTTGGCATACATCATTGCTTGGCTGTGCAGATTTGTAGAGCTTGTATTCGCTGATTCCATGTCCTACGGGAATCAGCAATCAATGCCTAATAAAGTAGCTCATGCATTAAAATTGACGAGACATGTCATCATACCTTAGATGTCATTGCAAATTTACTAGTTACATCGAATTGTGTAGCTTCAGCTGTTTGTTCTGATATATTGGTAAAAGGAATCATTAGTCATCAAATAAAATAAAGCATGGGAAAAATACTGAATCGTAAAGGAACAAGCATGGTATTATAGTGAAGGAAAGACATTATAATCACCAGAGTTCTGAATTCCGTCAGGATTATTTAACCTCCTGGTAAATTGATCAGGATTTTTTCTACAAAAGCTCTCAATTTCATCACGAATTATACTGCGAATATCATCACGAAATTCtccggactgcataatcatagtAAACTCTGTCAACTAGACTCAAATTGCCACAGCCCTAGAATATGGTAATATAATAAATGCATTAGCGAGCATTTGCATGCATCATGTTTTAactttaaattaattttgaaTTGAGAGAATTTCAAAGCCTCATGTTTTTGTTGAAGGGCAAAACCCTAAATGTTCTTCAATGTATCCAAAATGCCTTTCTAAACCCTAGAAACTTTGGAAAGAGCTTATAATAAATATCAGATTCTTCCCAAAAAAATTAGAAGTTTAAGAAGAATTATTTTGGGCCTTGAATTTAAATCATTATTGTATTTGATTTGGATTAAATTTTACCACCAAGGAAAGGATCCGCGGCAACTGATCCACTGTACCAACTTGTACACGAATGAAATCACTGCTCCCACAATGCCACCTGAACTGCCGATCTTCACTGCCGCCAAAAAGGTAGGAAATTGGGTGGGATTTTACCAGCTTGTGGAGCCAACCACTCAATCCAGAGAGAAATCGCCGCCGAATCCATGGATCAGTAAGTTCTGAGTACCAATTTGTCAGATCCCAGTGAGGATCCAACAGAATTGACAA from Triticum urartu cultivar G1812 chromosome 3, Tu2.1, whole genome shotgun sequence encodes:
- the LOC125546639 gene encoding uncharacterized protein LOC125546639, coding for MLGVSTGQLLVILGACSVMMKPSDMIKMARVAGRMTGRAVGRLMLYRRQMDDIFEQTAAKKINTELQDAMSKLQSIGYEVQNLSRITPGQFIKRQHNTESMTEAGTSDSSATQSGEFRDDIRSIIRDEIESFCRKNPDQFTRRLNNPDGIQNSEQTAEATQFDVTSKFAMTSKDMESANTSSTNLHSQAMMYAKLSVSPGIKMSSSMSVSNGEQFKESNGLLNVLPISAESAGLLPKHTGEPKGSDILLEAVLEAEVAENAKFFVSQPHDQLPKEGSSNLYMRAREPNETRHLLSSKKKNPSPARHVSDPRRSASGSSIADSGERLASLHVTDPRHDPSTNQRPPPPSYKALHPLPVSPQPIPQFPTSSPTVHRNPHLTSEAAAAAASMAPKAEKKPAAKKPAEEEPAAEKAPAAKKPKAEKRLPAGKTSAGKDGGEKKGKKKAKKSVETYKIYIFKVLKQVHPDIGISSKAMSIMNSFINDIFEKLAGESAKLARYNKKPTITSREIQTSVRLVLPGELAKHAVSEGTKAVTKFTSS